One Halioglobus japonicus DNA segment encodes these proteins:
- a CDS encoding DUF6316 family protein: MNNRSTDTDGRSFFRSERMILEGDKWYFHTREGTIEGPFACKHDALIQLDMYIRVQQQKYLSREYDQLKVS, encoded by the coding sequence ATGAATAACCGCAGTACCGACACAGATGGACGTTCTTTTTTCCGCTCCGAGCGCATGATTCTCGAGGGCGATAAATGGTATTTCCATACTCGCGAAGGCACCATTGAGGGGCCCTTTGCGTGCAAGCATGATGCGCTGATCCAGCTCGACATGTATATCCGCGTGCAGCAGCAAAAGTACCTTTCCCGGGAATACGACCAGCTCAAGGTCAGCTAA
- a CDS encoding DUF1761 domain-containing protein, producing MDFSSVDWIAVVVAAVSAFVVGGIWYGPVFGKRWQALEGLSDEDIQNSGHPAVIMGSAFVFTLVQAAALAAVMPADGGVVGGVASGAFIGVFFVASAFGINYLFSRNPRGLWGIGAGYNVAQLALMGAILGAFG from the coding sequence ATGGATTTCTCTTCAGTCGATTGGATTGCTGTCGTCGTGGCGGCGGTATCGGCGTTCGTGGTCGGCGGAATCTGGTACGGCCCTGTCTTTGGCAAGCGTTGGCAGGCCCTTGAGGGCCTGTCGGACGAAGACATTCAAAATTCCGGGCATCCGGCGGTGATTATGGGCAGTGCCTTTGTGTTTACGCTGGTGCAGGCCGCCGCGCTGGCAGCGGTGATGCCCGCTGACGGTGGTGTAGTCGGAGGTGTCGCGAGCGGAGCGTTTATCGGGGTGTTCTTCGTGGCCTCGGCTTTCGGTATCAACTACCTGTTTTCACGCAACCCGCGCGGACTCTGGGGTATAGGCGCCGGCTACAATGTGGCCCAGTTGGCCCTGATGGGCGCGATTCTTGGCGCCTTTGGATAA
- a CDS encoding fumarylacetoacetate hydrolase family protein translates to MNSVSCQGRQITPSKIVCIGRNYVAHIEELGNEIPDDMVVFLKPNSAIGNTLHSVRDGEPLHYEGEIALLVENGSFSAAGFGLDLTKRRLQGTLKQASLPWERAKAFDGAALFSEFVPLPGEVDDLALELDINGSLRQTGHCGLMMYPPATILSQLRSFMTLEDGDIVMTGTPAGVGEVEAGSQFTGRIRHGDNTLTSQFWEAM, encoded by the coding sequence GTGAATTCTGTTTCCTGCCAGGGGCGCCAGATAACGCCCTCCAAGATCGTCTGCATCGGCCGCAACTACGTGGCCCACATTGAGGAACTCGGCAACGAGATTCCCGACGACATGGTGGTGTTCCTTAAACCCAATTCCGCCATCGGCAACACGCTGCACAGCGTTCGCGACGGCGAGCCACTCCACTATGAGGGCGAGATTGCACTTCTGGTAGAAAACGGCAGTTTCAGTGCTGCAGGCTTTGGCCTGGATCTCACCAAACGGCGCCTCCAGGGCACCCTGAAACAGGCCAGCCTGCCCTGGGAAAGGGCCAAGGCATTCGATGGCGCCGCACTGTTCAGTGAATTCGTTCCACTCCCGGGCGAGGTCGATGACCTGGCACTCGAACTGGATATCAACGGCTCACTGCGCCAGACCGGTCACTGTGGATTGATGATGTATCCACCGGCAACCATTCTTTCTCAACTGCGCTCTTTCATGACGCTCGAAGATGGCGACATTGTCATGACCGGCACCCCGGCAGGCGTCGGCGAAGTAGAAGCGGGAAGCCAATTTACCGGTCGTATCCGCCACGGCGACAACACCCTGACCAGCCAGTTCTGGGAGGCGATGTAA